The following are encoded together in the Glycine max cultivar Williams 82 chromosome 8, Glycine_max_v4.0, whole genome shotgun sequence genome:
- the LOC100805667 gene encoding WAT1-related protein At4g15540 isoform X1 translates to MAGGRYCEKEVLPFTAMVAVECTNVGVNVLFKAATEKGLSYYAFIAYSFAVSTLFLLLPLPFVFRWSRGLPPLNLSLIFRIFLLGVIGLTAQLCGYKGLKYTSPTLASALSNLIPAFTFILAIIFRMEKVALRSPSTMAKILGSLVSISGALIVVLYKGPIILSTSSPQPSPTTDSPMDSTSQTNWVLGGSLLAIEFLLVPIWYIVQTNIMKQYPAEFIVVFLYNLTGTLISTPICLLLEANLSSWKINCDITLIAIIYSGFFSTGLSSLVHTWGLHLKGPVYISIFKPLSIVVAAALSVIFLGDALYFGTVVGAVILSFGFYAVLWGKAKEEELTVVDFDDIRPPSNTKSPLLQSYKVKDEDNQNI, encoded by the exons ATGGCAGGAGGGAGGTATTGTGAGAAGGAAGTGCTTCCATTCACCGCAATGGTTGCTGTTGAGTGCACCAACGTTGGTGTCAACGTTCTATTCAAAGCAGCAACTGAGAAGGGTTTAAGTTACTATGCCTTCATCGCTTATTCATTTGCAGTCTCCACCCTTTTCCTCCTTTTGCCTCTGCCCTTCGTCTTTCGATG GTCAAGGGGGCTTCCTCCACTCAATCTGTCTCTCATCTTCAGAATTTTCCTCCTTGGAGTAATTGG ACTTACAGCGCAGCTTTGTGGATATAAAGGACTTAAATACACTTCGCCCACTCTTGCTTCTGCTCTTAGCAACCTTATACCGGCTTTCACCTTCATACTAGCAATCATTTTCAG AATGGAAAAGGTAGCTTTGAGAAGCCCAAGCACTATGGCCAAAATCTTGGGTTCGTTAGTATCCATATCAGGTGCACTCATAGTTGTTCTTTATAAAGGGCCCATAATCTTATCAACTTCTTCTCCACAACCTTCACCAACAACTGATTCTCCAATGGATTCTACATCTCAAACAAACTGGGTTCTTGGTGGATCTCTACTTGCCATTGAGTTTCTTTTGGTTCCAATCTGGTACATTGTTCAG ACCAATATTATGAAACAATACCCAGCAGAGTTTATTGTGGTCTTCTTATACAACTTGACTGGGACTCTCATATCTACACCAATTTGCTTGCTATTAGAAGCCAATCTGAGCTCTTGGAAGATAAATTGTGATATAACATTGATCGCCATTATATATTCG GGTTTCTTTTCCACGGGCCTAAGTAGTTTGGTTCACACATGGGGCCTCCATCTTAAAGGCCCAGTTTATATATCAATCTTTAAGCCTTTGTCGATAGTCGTTGCCGCTGCTTTGAGTGTTATATTCCTCGGTGATGCATTATATTTTGGAAC CGTTGTTGGAGCAGTGATACTCTCATTTGGGTTTTATGCTGTCTTATGGgggaaagcaaaagaagaagaattgaCTGTAGTGGACTTTGATGATATACGTCCTCCTTCAAATACTAAGAGTCCTTTGTTGCAGAGCTACAAAGTGAAAGATGAAGATAACCAAAATATTTAA
- the LOC100805667 gene encoding WAT1-related protein At5g40230 isoform X2, which yields MAGGRYCEKEVLPFTAMVAVECTNVGVNVLFKAATEKGLSYYAFIAYSFAVSTLFLLLPLPFVFRWSRGLPPLNLSLIFRIFLLGVIGLTAQLCGYKGLKYTSPTLASALSNLIPAFTFILAIIFRMEKVALRSPSTMAKILGSLVSISGALIVVLYKGPIILSTSSPQPSPTTDSPMDSTSQTNWVLGGSLLAIEFLLVPIWYIVQGFFSTGLSSLVHTWGLHLKGPVYISIFKPLSIVVAAALSVIFLGDALYFGTVVGAVILSFGFYAVLWGKAKEEELTVVDFDDIRPPSNTKSPLLQSYKVKDEDNQNI from the exons ATGGCAGGAGGGAGGTATTGTGAGAAGGAAGTGCTTCCATTCACCGCAATGGTTGCTGTTGAGTGCACCAACGTTGGTGTCAACGTTCTATTCAAAGCAGCAACTGAGAAGGGTTTAAGTTACTATGCCTTCATCGCTTATTCATTTGCAGTCTCCACCCTTTTCCTCCTTTTGCCTCTGCCCTTCGTCTTTCGATG GTCAAGGGGGCTTCCTCCACTCAATCTGTCTCTCATCTTCAGAATTTTCCTCCTTGGAGTAATTGG ACTTACAGCGCAGCTTTGTGGATATAAAGGACTTAAATACACTTCGCCCACTCTTGCTTCTGCTCTTAGCAACCTTATACCGGCTTTCACCTTCATACTAGCAATCATTTTCAG AATGGAAAAGGTAGCTTTGAGAAGCCCAAGCACTATGGCCAAAATCTTGGGTTCGTTAGTATCCATATCAGGTGCACTCATAGTTGTTCTTTATAAAGGGCCCATAATCTTATCAACTTCTTCTCCACAACCTTCACCAACAACTGATTCTCCAATGGATTCTACATCTCAAACAAACTGGGTTCTTGGTGGATCTCTACTTGCCATTGAGTTTCTTTTGGTTCCAATCTGGTACATTGTTCAG GGTTTCTTTTCCACGGGCCTAAGTAGTTTGGTTCACACATGGGGCCTCCATCTTAAAGGCCCAGTTTATATATCAATCTTTAAGCCTTTGTCGATAGTCGTTGCCGCTGCTTTGAGTGTTATATTCCTCGGTGATGCATTATATTTTGGAAC CGTTGTTGGAGCAGTGATACTCTCATTTGGGTTTTATGCTGTCTTATGGgggaaagcaaaagaagaagaattgaCTGTAGTGGACTTTGATGATATACGTCCTCCTTCAAATACTAAGAGTCCTTTGTTGCAGAGCTACAAAGTGAAAGATGAAGATAACCAAAATATTTAA
- the LOC100806733 gene encoding SNF2 domain-containing protein CLASSY 3, with protein sequence MYVADRTRSKRGGVVGSGLIMGEKKKRVHDYHEEIVLEDNEEGASVKVEPGPGASSSSSSSGARALKRERVSEHGFQNLGGRADDPIKISDSEDDDGEEGLSDFEKKRFLGEEEKERKSEEGKGCGGEKKHAVAESGSNDEGYDSLLSSLSESENAVTSDEDFQVDDDGNESHYYSSSDSSSYDDGERGGCRKMVKERVRKVESETESSVVYKRKGERKDIELVEEEEPRIGADCSSATSNKSEIYKEEPGHGAQKHKVKRVESVNADAFGDHSESSDHSMQSEAEALEHMKKRDRDHQNVSLENKAGDSAVVKMSEKNDNVDAGKVGEHKYEFNSNKREKPEKVRVVDDETDDKHELYEVLRMPSRTKNRCLKFFTECFWGENDSVKDDSNQLEEKDDDIDQGQTQPLASRETVLVNWNFTKKELIEKSEFEKELDNLWGEMDMLLRVEEIGSQIDKVGENEENSASQCKHDTIFNEEIGIYCRWCGWIHTEIKYITPPFVDNERSGREALSGGGKTSQFDGVLFNDSVDDSEAVWSHNEGTVWDLIPDIKESLFPHQQEGFEFIWTSLAGTIDLAELKRVDMHTEGGCIISHAPGTGKTKLTMVFLQTYLQLFPKCLPIIIAPANILLTWEDELRKWNLGIPFHNLNNAELSGNEQDINEVDLSGNQRQNKDAIRMVKLCSWYKEKSILLISYHLYERLARGLCEDDGKKEKKNKKMKKGKKRARTREYIETAMGKVLRDYPGLLILDEGHTPRNQRSYIWKVLSESRSQKRVLLSGTPFQNNFLELYNILCLMKPSFPDSIPQELKKFCQSRLRKERKASKYASYEPIYSGNSADEKIKQLKSLMNPFVHVHKGSILQKNLPGLRDCVLVLKPDRLQQETLDIIDSSQNILNFEHKLALVSVHPSLFLNCSLSKKEESVLDKDQLEKLRLNPYVGVKTNFLLELVRLCDAVNEKVLVFSQFIDTLCLIKDQLESAFHWSVGTEVLYMYGKLDQKQKQSLIHSFNDTNSKAKVLLASIKASSEGINLIGASRVVLLDVVWNPSVERQAICRAYRLGQKKVVYTYHLLAQDTPECIKFCKQAEKDRLSELVFSNKNAKSDKLNSCGAALEDAVLDIMVQHEKLKDMFGELLVQPKERDFGDFGPLML encoded by the exons ATGTATGTTGCTGACAGGACGCGTAGCAAGCGGGGAGGGGTGGTTGGAAGTGGTTTAATAATGggtgagaagaagaaaagggtgcaTGACTACCATGAAGAGATTGTCTTGGAAGATAATGAAGAAGGTGCAAGTGTGAAAGTTGAACCTGGGCCTGGTGCTTCTTCATCGTCATCATCATCTGGTGCTCGTGCTTTGAAGCGGGAAAGGGTATCTGAACATGGTTTTCAGAATTTGGGAGGGCGTGCAGATGACCCTATTAAAATCAGTGACAGtgaagatgatgatggtgaagAGGGGTTGAGTGATTTTGAGAAGAAGAGGTTTCTGggtgaagaggaaaaggaaAGGAAGAGCGAGGAGGGTAAAGGTTGTGGCGGTGAGAAGAAGCATGCTGTGGCTGAGAGTGGTTCAAATGATGAGGGATATGATTCTCTTTTGTCTAGTTTATCGGAGAGTGAGAATGCTGTGACCAGTGATGAAGATTTTCAGGTTGATGATGATGGGAATGAGAGTCATTACTACTCGAGCAGTGATTCTTCTTCATATGATGATGGTGAGAGGGGTGGATGCAGAAAGATGGTGAAAGAGAGGGTGAGAAAGGTGGAGAGTGAAACTGAAAGTAgtgtagtttacaaaagaaaaggtgaaaggaaagatattgagcttgTAGAGGAGGAAGAGCCACGGATTGGTGCTGATtgttctagtgcaacctctaaTAAATCTGAGATTTATAAGGAGGAACCAGGGCATGGAGCACAGAAGCATAAAgtaaagagggtggagagtgtcaatgccgatgcctttggtgatcactcgGAGAGTTCAGATCACTCTATGCAGTCTGAAGCTGAAGCATTGGAACATATGAAAAAAAGAGATAGAGACCATCAAaatgtgtcattggagaataaggcAGGAGATTCAGCTGTGGTCAAGATGAGTGAGAAAAATGATAATGTTGATGCCGGCAAGGTAGGAGAACATAAATATGAGTTTAACAGCAATAAACGTGAGAAGCCAGAGAAggtaagggtggtggatgacGAAACTGACGACAAACATGAGctgtatgaagtcctaaggatgccatctagaacaaaaaaccgatgcctcAAGTTTTTTACTGAATGCTTTTGGGGCGAGAATGATTCTGTTAAAGATGATTCAAATCAGTTGGAAGAAAAGGATGATGATATTGATCAGGGTCAGACTCAGCCACTAGCTTCTAGGGAGACAGTCCTTGTGAATTGGAACTTTACGAAGAAAGAACTCATTGAAAAATCAGAGTTTGAGAAGGAGTTAGATAACTTGTGGGGTGAAATGGATATGCTCCTTCGAGTTGAAGAAATTGGGTCTCAG ATTGATAAAGTAggggaaaatgaagaaaattcaGCCTCACAGTGCAAGCACGACACTATTTTCAATGAGGAGATTGGGATATACTGCAGATGGTGTGGTTGGATTCACACTGAAATCAAATATATCACGCCACCATTT GTGGATAATGAAAGATCTGGTCGAGAGGCGTTATCTGGTGGAGGGAAAACTTCACAATTTGATGGGGTTCTGTTTAATGATTCTGTTGATGACTCGGAGGCAGTTTGGTCTCACAATGAAGGCACGGTTTGGGATCTTATTCCTGACATAAAAGAAAGCTTGTTTCCTCATCAACAAGAAGGGTTTGagtttatttggacaagtttggcAGGAACCATTGACCTTGCTGAGTTGAAGAGGGTTGACATGCATACTGAGGGAGGGTGCATTATTTCACATGCTCCTGGAACAGGAAAGACAAAGTTGACCATGGTGTTTCTTCAGACATATTTGCAACTGTTTCCAAAGTGTCTACCTATTATCATTGCTCCTGCCAACATATTGCTTACTTGGGAAGATGAGTTAAGGAAGTGGAACCTAGGAATTCCCTTTCATAACTTGAACAATGCTGAATTATCCGGAAACGAGCAAGACATTAATGAAGTTGACTTGTCTGGCAATCAAAGGCAGAATAAGGATGCCATCCGAATGGTGAAGTTGTGTTCGTGGTACAAGGAAAAGAGCATTCTATTAATCAGCTACCATTTGTATGAGAGGCTAGCCAGGGGGTTGTGCGAAGATGAtgggaaaaaagagaagaaaaataaaaagatgaaaaaagggAAGAAACGTGCAAGGACTAGGGAGTACATTGAAACTGCAATGGGAAAGGTTTTGCGTGACTATCCTGGTTTGCTAATTCTTGATGAAGGGCACACACCACGGAATCAGCGTAGCTATATTTGGAAGGTTCTCTCAGAAAGTAGATCTCAAAAGCGAGTCCTTCTTTCAGGGACTCCTTTCCAGAACAATTTTCTGGAACTCTACAATATTTTGTGCTTAATGAAGCCATCCTTTCCTGACAGCATACCGCAAGAACTCAAGAAGTTTTGCCAAAGTAGActaaggaaggaaaggaaagcTTCAAAATATGCGAGTTATGAACCCATTTATTCTGGAAATTCAGCTGATGAGAAAATAAAGCAGCTGAAATCGCTGATGAATCCCTTTGTTCATGTTCACAAAGGTAGCATTCTTCAGAAGAACCTTCCCGGGTTGAGAGATTGTGTGCTGGTTTTGAAGCCAGACAGGCTGCAGCAAGAAACTTTGGACATCATTGATTCTTCTCAAAACATACTGAACTTTGAACATAAGTTGGCGTTGGTATCAGTCCATCCATCTCTTTTTCTAAACTGCTCTCtgtcaaaaaaagaagaatctgtTCTTGACAAGGATCAGTTGGAAAAGCTTAGATTGAACCCTTATGTAGGGGTTAAAACCAATTTTTTGTTGGAGCTTGTGAGACTATGTGATGCAGTTAACGAAAAAGTCCTTGTTTTCAGCCAATTTATTGATACCTTATGCTTAATCAAGGACCAACTCGAGTCAGCCTTTCATTGGTCTGTGGGGACTGAAGTGTTGTATATGTATGGCAAGCTAGACCAAAAGCAAAAACAGTCCCTCATTCATAGTTTCAATGATACAAATAGCAAAGCAAAGGTGTTGCTTGCATCTATAAAAGCATCTTCTGAAGGAATTAACTTAATTGGAGCTTCAAGGGTCGTGCTTCTTGATGTTGTTTGGAATCCCTCGGTGGAAAGACAAGCTATTTGTCGAGCATATAGACTCGgacaaaaaaaagttgtttacACTTATCATCTTCTTGCACAGGACACCCCTGAATGCatcaaattttgtaaacaaGCAGAAAAGGACCGGTTATCTGAACTGGTTTTCTCCAATAAAAATGCTAAAAGTGATAAGCTTAACAGTTGTGGAGCAGCGCTTGAGGATGCAGTTCTTGATATCATGGTTCAGCACGAAAAACTTAAGGATATGTTTGGTGAACTTCTGGTTCAACCAAAGGAGAGAGATTTTGGAGACTTTGGGCCCCTGATGCTTTGA